In Reichenbachiella agarivorans, one genomic interval encodes:
- the rbfA gene encoding 30S ribosome-binding factor RbfA, translating to MSSTRQLKYAGLIQKDLSDIFQRDARHWFGKAFITITEVQVSPDLSFAKVYIGLMMVENQQQFMELMAEKKPEIRKALGLRIGKQVRIVPELHFVLDETQEQAQHIESILSKLNIPKEDKEDSEE from the coding sequence ATGAGCAGTACACGACAATTAAAATATGCAGGGTTAATTCAAAAAGACCTAAGCGATATATTCCAAAGAGATGCTAGACACTGGTTTGGCAAAGCATTTATTACCATTACCGAGGTTCAGGTCAGTCCTGACCTGAGTTTTGCCAAGGTATATATAGGACTGATGATGGTCGAAAATCAGCAGCAATTCATGGAACTGATGGCTGAAAAAAAACCAGAAATCCGAAAAGCACTAGGACTGAGAATCGGAAAACAAGTGAGAATCGTACCAGAATTGCATTTTGTATTGGACGAAACGCAAGAACAAGCACAACACATCGAGAGCATCCTATCCAAATTAAATATCCCAAAGGAAGACAAAGAAGATTCAGAAGAGTAA
- the tatC gene encoding twin-arginine translocase subunit TatC codes for MKKLPMDQIHPDGQEEMTFLDHLEELRWHIIRAFVAIAVFTIVAFLSKEIVFGMIILGPSKTDFWTYQWLCQLSNLLDTQALCIDTLPFIIQSRQMTGQFTMHIASSFAVGIAVAFPYVFWEIWRFVSPGLYVNERKVANGAVFWVSVLFLIGILFGYLILTPLSINFLANYQLDPTILNEFDIVSYVSTVTTLVLACGLLFQLPMVILFLTKAGIITPQLMVAYRRHGIVAIFFLGALLTPPDPFSQVLIAIPLIGLYQISIMVSKRAYKKRQKELLVD; via the coding sequence ATGAAGAAACTCCCAATGGATCAAATCCATCCAGATGGTCAAGAAGAAATGACTTTTCTCGACCATTTGGAAGAGCTGAGATGGCATATCATCAGAGCATTTGTAGCGATTGCTGTTTTTACTATAGTAGCCTTTCTATCCAAAGAAATAGTCTTTGGGATGATTATACTTGGGCCTTCCAAAACTGATTTTTGGACTTACCAATGGTTGTGCCAATTATCCAATCTACTGGATACTCAGGCACTCTGTATCGATACGCTTCCTTTTATCATCCAAAGCAGGCAGATGACGGGTCAGTTTACGATGCACATTGCTTCGTCTTTTGCAGTAGGGATTGCAGTAGCCTTTCCTTATGTATTTTGGGAAATATGGCGGTTCGTCAGCCCAGGTCTCTATGTCAATGAGAGAAAAGTCGCCAATGGTGCGGTTTTTTGGGTCAGCGTATTGTTCCTGATCGGCATTCTGTTTGGCTACTTGATATTGACCCCATTGAGTATCAACTTCCTCGCCAACTACCAATTGGACCCAACGATCCTCAATGAATTTGATATCGTATCCTATGTATCTACGGTGACGACCTTGGTATTAGCCTGTGGACTCTTGTTTCAATTGCCCATGGTGATTTTATTCCTTACCAAAGCAGGAATCATCACACCTCAACTCATGGTAGCCTATCGTAGACATGGCATAGTAGCGATTTTCTTTTTGGGTGCATTGTTGACTCCTCCAGATCCATTCAGCCAAGTTTTGATCGCGATTCCATTGATAGGATTGTATCAAATCAGTATCATGGTATCCAAAAGAGCCTACAAAAAAAGACAAAAAGAATTACTAGTAGATTAA
- the rpiB gene encoding ribose 5-phosphate isomerase B, whose product MKIGIGGDHAGFEYKNEIVKHLQAQGYEVEDFGPHSPSSVDYPDHVHPLAQSIEEKKTDFGILICGSANGVAITANKHQGIRAGLCWEVEVAELIRLHNDANIICLPARFVSLEKSIAMVDKFLTTEFEGGRHQTRVDKISCN is encoded by the coding sequence ATGAAAATAGGAATAGGCGGTGATCATGCCGGATTTGAATACAAAAACGAAATAGTGAAACATCTACAAGCGCAAGGGTATGAGGTTGAGGATTTTGGCCCACACTCTCCTAGCTCTGTTGACTATCCAGATCATGTGCACCCACTAGCACAATCTATTGAAGAGAAGAAAACAGATTTTGGTATCTTGATCTGTGGCAGTGCCAATGGGGTAGCTATCACTGCCAATAAACATCAAGGAATCAGAGCAGGGCTATGCTGGGAGGTAGAAGTAGCAGAACTCATCCGACTACACAATGACGCCAACATCATCTGCTTACCAGCTAGATTTGTGAGTCTAGAAAAATCTATCGCTATGGTGGACAAATTCCTAACTACCGAGTTTGAAGGTGGCAGACACCAAACCAGAGTGGACAAGATTAGCTGCAACTAA